GCGCACCATCGACCCGGCCCTGCTCAGGCGCATCGGACGGTTCGGGCTGATGGGTATCTACGCCGAGAAACCCAGGCCCGGCGAGGACGACGCCGAGACCGTGTACATCCCCGTGGGCCCCGGCGAATACCAGCCGTACCAGGCATTCGGGTACTTCTACCACTGCGGCGTCTTCCGGCGTGGCAACGCCGCCCTTCCATCTCCCCGGGGATGAGCCGCAGGGTCTACCGCCGGCCGTATCACCTCGACGACTCCGGCGTGCCGCGGCTGCCGCCGGACGAGATCGCCGTCATCCTGCGCGGCGCCGACGACCTGATCATGCGCGGCGGCCGCACCCTGCTGGCCAAGGTGCTCAAGGGATCGCGGGAGAAGCGCGTGCTGGAGCTCGAGCTGGACCGGAGCCCCGTCTACGGCCGCTACCGGGAGATGAAGCCGGACGAGATCCTGCACCGCATCGACTGGGTGATCCGGCATGGCTACCTGCGCATCGAGTACGACTACAAGCTGCCGCTGCTGGTCTACACGCCCGCCGGGTGGGAGATCGAGAAGGAGACCTTCGCCCGCGAGAAGATCGCGCGGCTGGACGAGATGCTCGCTGTCGGGCCGCCGTATCCCACCGAGGAGTTGAAGAGCACGAACAACCAGGTGAAGCGGCGCATGCTGGAGATGCTGCTGGAGCGTGGAGATGCGGCGTATCTCCCCGTCCTCCAGGCGTGGAAGCGGACCGACTCCCAGAAGATGCGCCCGGAGATCGACCGCGCCGTCCGCCTCCTGCGTCGCGACGATGCCGATCCCCACGGTGGGGACGAATCGCCCTGAGCGCCGTCTCCACGACAACGTGTCATCCTGAGGAGGCGCCGCACCGAATCCGCGTCCGCACGCGATCCCGGCGCCGACGAAGGATCTTGCATGGCCCGCGGAGATCTTCGTGTGTCGCCTGGATCTCGCTGCGGGTACGGTAGATCCTTCGGGCGCGCAGGGTTCGGTGCACACCCCGGTTCCTCGCCCGCGCCCTCAGGATGACACCGCGTCGCGATGTCGCGGGCTCGTCGTCCTGTCCCCCGTCCCCACCCTGACGTCGCGGCCTATCCGGGGCTGAACGCGTGAACGCTGTTGCTCCGCGCGCAATCCGTTCCTATCGTGCGAAGGTTGTGCTCCGCTGGAAACCCACCACGACGGAGGGACGGCGTGCGAATCGGGATCATCGACCTGCTGGGGAAGGAACCGCCGCGCAACGGCTACTCGCGGCTGATGCGGGCGAACAACACCAGCATCATGCCCCAGGTGATC
The nucleotide sequence above comes from Longimicrobium sp.. Encoded proteins:
- a CDS encoding RQC-minor-1 family DNA-binding protein; amino-acid sequence: MSRRVYRRPYHLDDSGVPRLPPDEIAVILRGADDLIMRGGRTLLAKVLKGSREKRVLELELDRSPVYGRYREMKPDEILHRIDWVIRHGYLRIEYDYKLPLLVYTPAGWEIEKETFAREKIARLDEMLAVGPPYPTEELKSTNNQVKRRMLEMLLERGDAAYLPVLQAWKRTDSQKMRPEIDRAVRLLRRDDADPHGGDESP